A DNA window from Tistrella bauzanensis contains the following coding sequences:
- a CDS encoding VOC family protein, producing the protein MHFLHTMIRVRDLDATLAFFCTHLGLRELRRKESEAGRFTLVFLGAPDDITTGDETSPLIELTYNWDREDYGSARNFGHLAFQVDDIYATCARLMAAGITINRPPRDGYMAFVRSPDLISVELLQKGKALAPAEPWASMPNTGVW; encoded by the coding sequence ATGCATTTTCTGCACACCATGATCCGCGTCCGCGACCTGGATGCCACGCTTGCCTTCTTCTGCACCCATCTGGGCCTGCGTGAACTGCGCCGCAAGGAATCGGAGGCCGGACGCTTCACCCTGGTGTTTCTGGGCGCACCCGACGACATCACCACGGGCGATGAGACCTCGCCCCTGATCGAGCTGACCTATAACTGGGACCGGGAAGACTATGGCAGCGCGCGCAATTTCGGCCATCTCGCCTTCCAGGTCGACGATATCTATGCCACCTGCGCCCGATTGATGGCGGCAGGCATCACCATCAACCGGCCGCCACGTGACGGCTATATGGCCTTTGTCCGCTCCCCCGACCTGATCTCGGTCGAGTTGCTGCAGAAGGGCAAAGCTCTGGCGCCGGCCGAGCCCTGGGCATCGATGCCCAATACCGGCGTCTGGTAA
- a CDS encoding acyl-CoA dehydrogenase family protein yields the protein MNFRYTDEQSMLRDMARRWVDERYDLQRRKAAAATGLDRAAWAAMAEMGWLGVALPEMAGGSAGGAIETMIVMEEIGRGLMTEPYVSTAVIAAGLILDSAAAHDDQRLQAIAGGGLIAAFAHDEPGLRDPRAPRVTRAMPGDDGIWRLDGTKTVVRAGAEADHLIVTATGPDGEALVFLADATTPGITRTGYPTLDGMRAAEIAFEGVTLPAGALLLRGDAATTALARRLDAAITAELAEALGVMERLKDATLEYARTRHQFGQPIGKFQALQHRLADMHIACEEARSMVIMASVALIGAPSAGDEPQARGHAVSAARLHVAELAMQVGREAIQLHGGIGMTDELIIGHGFKRIKVIAAGFGGNDLHLDRFIALSDQSNAAA from the coding sequence ATGAATTTCCGCTATACCGACGAACAATCGATGCTCCGCGACATGGCCCGCCGCTGGGTCGATGAGCGCTACGATCTTCAGCGGCGCAAGGCCGCCGCCGCGACCGGCCTTGATCGCGCGGCATGGGCCGCCATGGCCGAGATGGGCTGGCTGGGTGTCGCGCTACCCGAAATGGCCGGCGGCAGCGCCGGCGGCGCGATCGAGACCATGATCGTGATGGAGGAGATCGGTCGCGGGCTGATGACCGAGCCCTATGTGTCGACCGCCGTGATCGCGGCCGGGCTGATCTTGGACAGTGCCGCCGCCCATGATGACCAGCGGCTTCAGGCGATTGCCGGCGGCGGGCTGATCGCGGCCTTCGCCCACGACGAACCCGGCCTGCGCGACCCGCGGGCGCCGCGCGTCACCCGCGCCATGCCCGGCGACGATGGGATCTGGCGGCTGGACGGCACGAAGACGGTGGTCCGCGCCGGCGCCGAGGCCGATCATCTGATCGTCACCGCCACCGGCCCGGATGGCGAGGCGCTGGTATTCCTGGCCGACGCCACCACACCCGGCATCACCCGCACCGGCTATCCCACACTCGACGGCATGCGCGCAGCCGAGATCGCCTTCGAAGGCGTGACCCTGCCCGCCGGCGCCCTGCTGCTACGCGGCGATGCCGCAACCACAGCCCTCGCCCGCCGGCTGGACGCCGCCATCACCGCCGAACTCGCCGAGGCGCTGGGGGTGATGGAGCGGCTGAAGGACGCGACACTGGAGTATGCCCGCACCCGCCATCAGTTCGGCCAGCCGATCGGCAAGTTCCAGGCTCTGCAACACCGCCTGGCCGACATGCATATCGCCTGCGAGGAAGCACGGTCGATGGTGATCATGGCCAGTGTCGCCCTGATCGGCGCGCCATCGGCGGGGGATGAACCGCAGGCGCGCGGCCATGCGGTGTCGGCCGCGCGGCTGCATGTGGCCGAACTGGCCATGCAGGTGGGACGCGAGGCGATTCAGCTTCATGGCGGCATCGGCATGACCGACGAGTTGATCATCGGCCATGGCTTCAAGCGCATCAAGGTGATCGCGGCCGGCTTCGGCGGCAATGACCTGCATCTCGACCGCTTCATCGCCCTCTCCGACCAGAGCAATGCCGCCGCCTGA
- a CDS encoding acyl-CoA dehydrogenase family protein yields MHAEFTAKERAFRDEVRRFCEERLPDDIRAKVLDGRHLTRDDHIRWQKILYDRGWIAGFWPKAWGGCDWSPVEGYIFQEETARAGAPWLLPFGVNYVGPVIFTYGNEDQQARHLPGILSSDVFWCQGYSEPGAGSDLAGLKTRAVRDGDHYIVNGSKIWTTMAHWADMMFCLARTDPDAARPQEGISFLLLDMRQPGVTVRPIISIDGAHHLNEVFFDDVRVPVTERVGAENQGWTYAKFLLGHERMLSAETGKARRLLAKLRRTAARLPHANGQGVLADDARFRDRVARIEIRIMALEWTTLRMLDAAMDGASPGAEASLLKIRGTELLQTITELSTDVLGLYGVPFDVRLLEAEAEGIEIGPDGAAGILAEYLYHRAPTIWGGSNEVQRNILSKHALGL; encoded by the coding sequence ATGCACGCCGAGTTCACGGCAAAAGAGCGGGCCTTCCGCGACGAGGTACGGCGGTTCTGTGAAGAGCGACTGCCCGACGACATCCGCGCCAAGGTGCTGGATGGCCGCCACCTGACCCGCGACGACCATATCCGCTGGCAGAAGATCCTGTATGACCGTGGCTGGATCGCCGGCTTCTGGCCCAAGGCGTGGGGCGGCTGCGACTGGTCGCCGGTCGAGGGCTATATATTTCAGGAAGAAACCGCGCGCGCCGGCGCGCCCTGGCTGCTGCCCTTCGGCGTCAATTACGTCGGCCCGGTGATCTTTACCTATGGCAACGAAGACCAGCAGGCCCGGCATCTGCCCGGCATCCTGTCGTCGGACGTGTTCTGGTGCCAGGGCTATTCCGAGCCGGGCGCCGGATCCGATCTGGCCGGCCTGAAGACCCGGGCGGTTCGCGATGGCGATCATTACATCGTCAACGGCTCGAAGATCTGGACCACCATGGCCCATTGGGCCGACATGATGTTCTGTCTGGCCCGCACCGATCCCGATGCCGCCCGGCCGCAGGAGGGCATTTCCTTCCTGCTGCTCGACATGAGGCAGCCGGGCGTGACGGTGCGGCCGATCATCTCGATCGATGGCGCCCATCATCTGAACGAGGTGTTCTTTGATGACGTCCGCGTGCCGGTGACCGAGCGGGTGGGCGCCGAGAACCAGGGCTGGACCTACGCCAAATTCCTGCTGGGGCATGAGCGGATGCTGTCGGCCGAGACCGGTAAGGCCCGCCGCCTGCTGGCCAAGCTGCGCCGCACCGCCGCCCGCCTGCCCCATGCCAACGGCCAGGGTGTGCTGGCCGATGATGCGCGCTTCCGCGACCGCGTGGCCCGGATCGAGATCCGGATCATGGCGCTGGAATGGACCACGCTGCGCATGCTGGACGCGGCCATGGACGGAGCGTCCCCCGGCGCCGAGGCATCGTTGCTGAAGATCCGCGGCACCGAACTGCTTCAGACGATCACCGAATTGTCGACCGATGTGCTTGGCCTGTATGGCGTGCCGTTCGATGTCCGGCTGCTTGAGGCCGAGGCTGAGGGCATCGAGATCGGACCCGACGGCGCCGCCGGCATCCTGGCTGAATACCTTTATCATCGCGCGCCGACCATCTGGGGCGGCAGCAACGAGGTTCAGCGCAACATCCTCTCCAAGCACGCCCTCGGGCTCTGA
- a CDS encoding enoyl-CoA hydratase/isomerase family protein: MTTDTSAGPRPFAFRDYECFTFDRRDRVLTISINRPEAMNAVNARLHEEFSRVFTDAAHDPDSDIIVLTGHGRAFCAGGDINWMQEHIDVPGEFERTGVEAKRIVFSQLDLEKPLICRLNGHATGLGATIALMCDIIIASDKARIGDPHVSVGLVAGDGGAVIWPQLIGFARAKEFLLTGDLLTAPRAAEIGLINRAVPADQLDAEVYALADRLAGGATKAIRWTKTATNIALKQLAHSMMDACIGYESMSNLTEDHKEAVAAFRDKRKPVFTGR, translated from the coding sequence TTGACCACCGACACTTCAGCCGGACCCCGCCCCTTCGCCTTCCGCGATTACGAGTGCTTCACCTTCGATCGCCGCGACCGCGTGCTGACCATCTCGATCAACCGCCCGGAGGCGATGAACGCGGTCAATGCCCGGCTGCACGAGGAATTCTCGCGGGTGTTCACCGATGCCGCCCACGACCCGGACAGCGACATCATCGTGCTGACCGGCCATGGCCGCGCCTTCTGCGCCGGCGGCGACATCAACTGGATGCAGGAGCATATCGACGTGCCGGGCGAGTTCGAGCGCACCGGCGTCGAGGCCAAGCGCATCGTGTTCAGCCAGCTTGATCTTGAAAAGCCGCTGATCTGCCGGCTGAACGGCCATGCCACCGGCCTTGGCGCCACCATCGCGCTGATGTGCGACATCATCATCGCGTCGGACAAGGCCAGGATCGGCGATCCGCATGTGTCGGTCGGGCTGGTCGCCGGCGATGGCGGCGCGGTGATCTGGCCGCAGTTGATCGGCTTCGCCCGCGCCAAGGAGTTCCTGCTGACCGGCGATCTGCTGACAGCACCCCGTGCGGCCGAAATCGGCCTGATCAACCGCGCGGTGCCGGCCGACCAGCTCGATGCCGAAGTCTATGCCCTGGCCGACCGGTTGGCCGGCGGCGCCACCAAGGCGATCCGCTGGACCAAGACCGCAACCAACATCGCGCTGAAGCAGCTCGCCCATTCGATGATGGATGCCTGCATCGGCTATGAAAGCATGTCGAACCTGACCGAAGACCATAAGGAAGCCGTGGCCGCCTTCCGCGACAAGCGCAAGCCGGTGTTCACCGGCCGCTGA
- a CDS encoding AraC family transcriptional regulator, producing the protein MKDRAVTAALLDAVRRHAEAHADRSGIARTPVPGLTAIRAAARTALDYAIARPLVCLVLQGTKQVTTGSRSFTFSAGDLLLITADVPTVSQITRASTGMPYVSLVMDLDAAVIASLVPEMAPQTAADHHGAVRIEPTDAEVADAALRLMRLIERPTSVPILQAPLVREFHYWLLAGRHGAAIRRLGLADGHAQRVARAVALLRSDYARRLPVERLAAAAGMSMSSFHRHFRAVTSLTPLQFQKQLRLIEARRIMLADGVNASEAAFRVGYESVQHFTRDYGRMFGLPPARDMAAMRDRLQAAA; encoded by the coding sequence ATGAAGGATCGTGCCGTGACCGCAGCGCTTCTCGATGCCGTGCGCCGCCATGCCGAGGCCCATGCCGACCGGTCGGGCATCGCGCGGACCCCCGTTCCGGGGCTGACGGCGATCAGGGCTGCGGCGCGCACCGCGCTGGATTATGCCATCGCGCGACCGCTGGTCTGCCTTGTTCTGCAGGGCACCAAGCAGGTCACGACCGGCAGCCGGTCATTCACCTTCAGCGCCGGCGATCTGCTGCTGATCACCGCCGACGTGCCCACCGTCAGTCAGATCACCCGCGCCAGCACCGGCATGCCCTATGTCTCGCTGGTGATGGACCTGGACGCGGCGGTCATCGCCAGCCTGGTGCCCGAGATGGCGCCCCAGACCGCCGCCGATCATCACGGGGCCGTGCGGATCGAACCGACCGATGCCGAGGTTGCCGATGCGGCGCTGCGGCTGATGCGGCTGATCGAGCGTCCGACATCGGTGCCGATTTTGCAGGCGCCGTTGGTGCGGGAATTCCACTACTGGCTTCTGGCCGGGCGCCATGGTGCTGCCATCCGGCGGCTTGGCCTGGCCGATGGCCATGCACAACGGGTGGCACGCGCGGTGGCGCTGCTGCGGTCCGATTATGCCCGGCGCCTGCCAGTGGAGCGGCTGGCGGCGGCGGCGGGCATGAGCATGTCGTCGTTCCACCGGCATTTCCGGGCCGTCACCTCTCTGACGCCGCTGCAGTTTCAGAAACAGCTCCGGCTGATCGAGGCCAGACGGATCATGCTGGCGGACGGCGTGAATGCCAGCGAGGCTGCGTTCCGGGTTGGCTATGAAAGCGTGCAGCACTTCACCCGCGATTACGGCCGGATGTTCGGGTTGCCGCCAGCCCGCGACATGGCGGCGATGCGCGACCGGCTGCAAGCCGCGGCGTGA
- a CDS encoding SDR family oxidoreductase, with product MTRIAIVTGGSRGLGRNTALNIARKGGDVIITYRSRADEAEAVVAEIEAMGRKALALDLDVGDITGFAAFADRLRAALAATWQRNSFDHLVNNAGHGDMALIADTTEAQFDHLMNVHLKGVFFLTQALLPMLADGGRIVNLSSGLTRIAYPGFAAYAAMKGAVEVLSVYLAKELGSRGIAVNTVAPGAIETDFLGGAVRDMPDLNKVFAGMTALGRVGVPDDIGPMIASLLSADNRWINGQRIEVSGGQTI from the coding sequence ATGACCAGGATCGCGATCGTCACCGGCGGCAGCCGGGGGCTGGGCCGGAACACGGCGCTGAACATCGCCCGCAAGGGTGGAGACGTCATCATCACCTATCGCAGCCGCGCCGACGAGGCCGAGGCCGTGGTCGCCGAGATCGAGGCCATGGGCCGCAAGGCGCTGGCCCTCGACCTCGATGTCGGCGACATCACAGGTTTCGCGGCGTTCGCAGACCGGCTGCGGGCAGCACTCGCCGCGACATGGCAACGCAACAGCTTCGACCATCTGGTCAACAATGCCGGCCATGGCGACATGGCCCTGATCGCCGACACCACCGAAGCGCAGTTCGATCACCTGATGAACGTCCACCTCAAGGGCGTGTTCTTTCTGACCCAGGCGCTGCTGCCGATGCTTGCCGATGGTGGCCGGATCGTGAACCTGTCATCCGGCCTGACCCGCATCGCCTATCCCGGTTTTGCCGCCTATGCGGCGATGAAGGGAGCGGTCGAGGTGCTCAGCGTTTATCTGGCCAAGGAGCTGGGCAGCCGCGGCATCGCCGTCAACACCGTGGCGCCGGGCGCGATCGAGACCGATTTCCTCGGTGGCGCGGTCCGCGACATGCCCGACCTGAACAAGGTTTTCGCCGGCATGACCGCTCTGGGCCGCGTCGGCGTGCCCGACGATATCGGCCCGATGATTGCCAGCCTGCTGTCAGCCGACAACCGCTGGATCAACGGCCAGCGGATCGAGGTGTCAGGCGGCCAGACCATCTGA
- a CDS encoding gamma carbonic anhydrase family protein: MFSGADIAAARAAGLRIGAQVVVDPVARIDRSAAIFGKVTLKAGVSVWMNVVFRAEMFDIVIGENTNIQDFVMVHVGSHTGTHVGRNCSITHHVTIHGCQIGDNVLVGIGATVMDGCVIGENSIIAPQSCLKEGTIIPPNSIVVGTPAKVVRTRDNGAANRLNAFLYRRNAEAYAEGDDRLWSRDSFHTEMDAEIARIAREAAGA, from the coding sequence ATGTTCAGTGGAGCGGATATCGCCGCGGCACGGGCCGCCGGTCTGCGGATCGGCGCCCAAGTGGTCGTGGACCCGGTGGCACGCATCGACCGCTCAGCCGCCATCTTCGGCAAGGTCACGCTCAAGGCCGGCGTGTCGGTATGGATGAACGTGGTGTTCCGCGCCGAGATGTTCGACATCGTCATCGGCGAGAACACCAATATTCAGGACTTCGTCATGGTTCATGTCGGTTCCCATACCGGCACCCATGTCGGCCGCAACTGCTCCATCACCCATCATGTCACCATCCATGGCTGCCAGATCGGCGACAATGTTCTGGTCGGGATCGGTGCCACGGTGATGGATGGCTGCGTGATCGGCGAGAATTCGATCATCGCGCCCCAGTCCTGCCTGAAGGAAGGCACGATCATTCCACCGAATTCCATCGTGGTCGGCACGCCGGCCAAGGTGGTGCGCACCCGCGACAACGGCGCCGCCAACCGGCTGAACGCCTTCCTCTATCGCCGCAACGCCGAAGCCTATGCCGAGGGCGACGATCGCTTGTGGTCACGCGACAGCTTTCATACCGAGATGGATGCCGAAATCGCCCGCATCGCCCGCGAGGCTGCGGGCGCCTGA
- a CDS encoding MliC family protein yields MRPRHHLGPILAGLVVVAAILGGCAERPISATDAATSPPQVFTARYVCDDGSILDVRFQGDAATVTMSTGGTVVLPQRVSGSGFRYADAGHSLRGKGRAASWTVGGATATTCQDQEPD; encoded by the coding sequence ATGAGACCCAGGCATCACCTGGGCCCGATTCTGGCCGGCTTGGTTGTCGTTGCCGCTATCCTCGGTGGCTGCGCGGAACGCCCGATCTCGGCCACCGATGCCGCCACATCGCCACCACAGGTCTTCACTGCCCGCTATGTCTGCGATGACGGCAGCATACTCGACGTGCGCTTTCAGGGCGACGCGGCCACCGTGACCATGTCGACCGGCGGAACCGTGGTGCTGCCGCAACGCGTCTCCGGCTCGGGCTTTCGCTATGCCGATGCAGGCCACAGCCTGCGCGGCAAGGGCCGCGCGGCCAGCTGGACCGTCGGCGGGGCCACCGCCACGACCTGTCAGGACCAGGAACCGGACTGA